From the genome of Procambarus clarkii isolate CNS0578487 chromosome 66, FALCON_Pclarkii_2.0, whole genome shotgun sequence:
CGTATCCATGCATTCACCCACATACTCATCCTCGTATCCATGCATTCACCCACATACTCATCCTCGTATCCATGCATTCACCCACATACTCATCCTCGTATCCATGCATTCACCCACATACTCATCCTCGTATCCATGCATTCACCCACATACTCATCCACCTATCCATGCATTCACCCACATACTCATCCTCGTATCCATGCATTCACCCACATACTCATCCACCGATCCACCAAGTCATCCAAAAACCAAAGAATCTATTCTTTAACTACAGTTAAAGAATAAATAGGTGAGCCCCAAGGGAGAATATTATTGAACCGCTGCATCtatatccttccccccccccccaatcctgtCTCCTCATCCCTATCCTATCTACCCGTCTACCTAGCCCATTTACccatggtgtgagggaggggggggggaggggaggtgagagGGGAGCATCCACCCCCTCAGTCGTGACCGGAGCGATGACATCCATACCAAATCACGCCTCGGCTTTTCACAATCATTCGTTCGCGACCATTACGCACACGCCCGGGTGAACAGTGACCATTGGGTCGTGACGAAGCTCTACGGACCAGCAGCTTCCAGGGACCGGCGGAGGATGCTGgatagaatgagagagagagagagagagaataagagagaaTAAGAGATAAAATGAGATACAGAAAGAATGAGAGAGGTTGAAATAAAGGGaagtgagtgagagaggggggggtttaGATAGAGGAAAATGAGTAGAGGAGACGGAGATGAGAGACAGATGAGAGACAGGCGGAGAAGATATCTCTTCCTCACTAATACCGTGCTGGGATCAATGTgatactggtgggggggggggagggaggagggggtagtagagagggaaggggaggaggagggaagggagaagtagtgagggagagggagaaaaggGTAGGAAGATGTTAGGGGGATAGTAGAGAAAGGGGGGGTAAAAGAGGGAGGAACCTGGCAGAAAGGGTAGAGAGGGGGGGACACAGAGGAATAATATGATTAAAATGAAAGGAATAAAGATGGAATATGAAAGAGTAAACAACGATGCAAACGAAGGGATAGAGAATAGTACAAGAATAGGGATCAAATTAGGATCAACGGAACGTGTGGAAAAAGAGGCTTAGACAAAAGATAATGAAGTAGAAAAAGTGAACGCAGATAAGATAGATACACGAGCATCAGAAAAAAGGACCCAAAAAGACTCCAAATGAAAAGGTGAATGACATTACGAAGCTTGAAGAGGGGTGAGGTTATAGGAGAAACTTACAAAGAGGGGAGGATATACGAGTAGATGAAGAGGGGAGGGCGGTAGAGGGTAGAAAGAGGGAGTAGAGGGTagatagagggagagaaagagggggtaGAGGGTAGATAAAGAGGGGTAGAGGGTagatagagggagagaaagagggggtagagggtagatagagggagagaaagagggggtagagggtagatagagggagagaaagagggggtagagggtagatagagggagagaaagagggggtagagggtagatagagggagagaaagagggcgtAGAGGGTagatagagggagagaaagagggggtagagggtagatagagggagagaaagagggggtaGAGGGTAGATATAGGGAGAAAAAGAGGGGGGGTAGGAAACGGCGATGTGTAGGGTAGAtaaaccttcccccccctcccctcctacaAACCAGACCTACcaataatattcatttttacattaTTATTGTATAACAAGTGAAAACGTGCGTAGGGGGGTGATAGAGACGGAATGAAAGGGAAAGGGGTGGAGGAGAAAGGAGAGGTGAAAAGGaatagaggaggaggagaaggtatAGAAAGGGTAGCCACAGATCATGCTCCGGGAGGTGGAGTAGTTGAGGAAATCGTCCGTAGGTAGACGGATTGGATGAGAAGAGTTAGTGAAGAGGTGTAGGCCCCCAGGACCTACACAAGTACCTTTTCGTGGAGCCGGTCCTCCCTAATTCCATCCATTCCCAATCTTCCTGCTCATTTTCCCCCCCATCTAATCACCCTCATCCCCGACACCACCCAATCGCCCTTCTTTCCAACCGCTCCCACTCACCTTAAACCCCTAATCCCATCTcatccaccctcctcccccccccaatcaccccccctctccccaccacctTCCAGTCACCcctcctctccaccccctctcgtcCTTCCTCCCTACTACCTCCTAATCATCCTTCTCTCCTGCCCGGCTCACTCCTCTCACCATTCCAATCCCCTTCCCTTTACCCTCCCACTTGTGCGACAATTTTATATTACTTTGAGATAAAATGAAGTTGGGAAGGGGAAAGTAGAGGattggaggggggtgggggaaaggaGTTATTACCCCCTTCCCATTGTCCCCAAAAAAACcctctcacccccttcccctcctatCCTActacttcccctcccctccccttaccGCTACCTCCGCTACCTAATCAAAGTAGCTTGTGACCAGAGATGCCTTGACTAGACGAACGGATGGCTCGTACTGtggcggtgggggggggtgtcgttATGAAAAGACAGGGAGGGGGGTGTTACGAAACgacggttggggggggggggggttgcgagaCGGCAGCTTAATACATTGAAAGGAAATTTAAAGTTCAATTGAACAAAATCCCCCAATATCTGACCCATCAAAGTTTTATAAATCACCAtcctatgatatatatattatatacagacTGGGATTCCCGGGACTCTTTCTTTcctcgccctcccccccccctcccttttttttACAATCTCCTCTTCTCTCTATTCCCCTCACCCCGTcccagtatctctctctctctctctctctctctctctctctctctctctctctctctctctctctctctctctctctctctctctctctctctctctctctctctctcactcttacaaACTGCTAAAATCTCCACGGAaaacaaatatattatatcgGACTTGAAAACAGAGGAGGGGGGTTGTTATAGATGCAAAATTTCTTAAATGGGTAGCACTAGGAGGCCGATCCCGACTGTTCTATGACACTCCATCATTGaaaacaacagcaacaccagcatCCAAAACAGCTAATAAATCAACAGcagtggcagcaacaacaacaacaagcagaGGGAGGAGAAGAGGTCAGAATTGAGGAGATAGCGACAACGTGAGAAAACAGGAACCCGGCCGCCAACACCACTAATAAACTCTACGGGGAGAATGCCTCAAATTAATCTCTCCTCCCTTCCCagcaccatcacctacaccttcTGCTTCTTTCCCTTCTTTTCCACCGCTTCAGCTGCCTGCTTCCCTCTGCTGCTACttacctccttcctctcctcctgctGTCTTTCATCTCctcttcttttcccccctctgcttaTCCTCTATATTCTAAATATTATCATTCCCATTTGATCTCCTTTCCTTGTCGCCTCTCTTGTTTATTCTAATGCTATCGTTACCTCCCCTTCTTCTCTTTTATACTTCATATTTTTGTCCTACTCATGCCGCTCTTCATCCTTGTGCTCCTCCTTTTCCTCTTTTTTCCTCCGCctccttttcctctctctcgccTCTTTAGCCCGGGTCTGTCGGCGGAAGTATCCTCTTCCTGTGACTCCTCAGCTCTCCTTGTTAAATCATTTTCTCTCGTCGCTGAGTTTCTCCGTAGCCTCCGAGCTTAAAGATGAGTGGGAAAGTGATGACACTCCGGGTTCCCCTTCCATGGTGTTCCAGCGTCCCACCCGGGTCTATTCCAGCACCCCCTTTCCATGGTGTTCCAGCGTCCCACCCGGGGTCTATTCCAGCACCCCCTTTTCCATGGTGTTCCAGCGTCCCACCCGGGTCTATTCCAGCACCCCCTTTCCATGGTATTCCAGCGTCACACCCGGGTCTATTCCAGCACCCCCTTTCCATGGTGTTCCAGCGTTCCACCCGTGTCAATTCCAGCAGCCCTTCCATGTTGTTCCGGTGGTCTTTGAAAGGTGCTCCAGTAACTCCTTCGTGGATTTCCAGGACTCCAGGCGTACCTTTCGTAGTATTCCAGCAACCACACCATCGTCTGTCATGCCCCTCATAACCAGCGTCGTGTATTTCATGCCTTTCCAGCATACGGCTCGTCCTTTTCGCCCGTCCACCAAAAATCTACCGTCATTTATACCGTGGCAGTCTTTCGTATGTAGTTCCAGCGGGCACTCCTAACAAGCTGAATGTTGTTCAAaggttttattttttattcatcATTCACTCGTTCCAGCACCAGTGAGCTGTCATTCACTCGTTCCAGCACCAGTGAGCTGTCATTCACTCGTTCCAGCCCCAGTGAGCTGTCATTCACTCGTTCCAGCACCAGTGAGCTGTCATTCACTCGTTCCAGCCCCAGTGAGCTGTCATTCACTCGTTCCAGCACCAGTGAGCTGTCATTCACTCGTTCCAGCACCAGTGAGCTGTCATTCACCCGTTCCAGCACCAGTGAGCTGTCATTCACCCGTTCCAGCACCAGTGAGCTGTCATTCACCCGTTCCAGCACCAGTGAGATGTCATTCACCCGTTCCAGCACCAGTGAGCTGTCATTCACCCGTTCCAGCACCAGTGAGATGTCATTCACCCGTTCCAGCACCAGTGAGATGTCATTCACCCGTTCCAGCACCAGTGAGATGTCATTCACCCGTTCCAGCACCAGTGAGCTGTCATTCACTCGTTCCAGCACCAGTGAGCTGTCATTTTCACAACATTTCAGGATCCTCTCTAAACTCTTTCACGTCGTTCCAGAACCTTATCCGGAGTCTTTCATGCCATTCAAGCACCTTGCATATATTTTTTTTCGAGCCCTAGCAGCATTTTCCTAAACCATTTCTGCCTTTTATGAGACATTCCTCGTTCCAGCACTTCGTTTTAGAGTTATTCCATGAACCTGGTTAGCTTTTTTTGAGGTTTCATCTCTTTATCACTTGCAGTGAATTTTTTGTACCCGTTTCTGCCGCCAGTTTCATGTCAGAATTTGTTTtgattttaattttttctttccaAATCTTTACACAATTTCATGTTCGTTGAATTGATTACTGCTGTACTGTACATCACCTTTCATATAAGATGCAATTCACACTGTTGTGAGTTACAACACTTCTTTCACTTGGGTCATCGTAGACTCgaactttctttctttttcttccctttctttcatgtgttgtgtcaggaaatatgTCTGCCTTGTCATTTCTTTCCTCATTATGTGGTAAGGTTATTGTGAGGAGGACGCGTGAAGCTAGTGTGACAACATAGCGGTGTGGagagatatgaggacgaggagctgggatatgattgaaggaatggtgtccaatgacttggaccatcagggatcgaacTCCTACAAGAAGCAAGATACACTATCCAAAATGTAACCCAAACCCGTACCAACTCAACCCCCCAGTCAACGCCATCAACCTTTAGAAGACTTGCTTAGGGAAGAAAACATGAATATACACATGAAAGAAAGGGAAGAAAAGGAAAGAAAGTTCGAGTCTACGATGACCCAAGTGAATGAAGTGTTATAACTCACGATATTCAACATCGAAGCAACGCCGCTCTTGGACAGTGTTTGACAGAGAAGCCGTTCGTGACTCTTAGCTGCCACCtgcgtcatcccccccccccccacacacacactctcagcctCCACCTGTTTGTCTTCCCTCCCGCCCACAAGACAAGGCGTGAGCCCTTCTTCACATCCTCTCTGAAGACTTCCAAAGTCTCTTGTGCACGGCTCCTTGACTCCACAGCTTTTCAAGGTTTTGATCCTCGCTTTACGTCTCGGGGTCTTCCTCGGTCTggtcctcctgctcctccacctCCTTATCCTTACACTCCTCCAGGATTTCCAGTTTTTCCATCACTCTGGTCCAGAGAGATGGACTCCCAAGACTGGCCTGGGGCCTGATCCTTCCAGTAATACCTCTGGTAGTCCGGAGTTTTTATCGAGCGTGGATCATCTGCTTCCCAGAAGGTGAGCTTTGATCCTCTTGCTTCTTATACGCACCTTCTATCCCCTCCTTTATCACCGGTTCTCTGTTTCCCAGTTTCTTATGGACGTTATGTATTCCATTTTTGCCTTTATGTTTTGTGTCACTCTTTATGCTGGAATTTCTGACTTGATTTTTAATTCATCGATGAAATTTGTGTTTCTTTCTGAAGTTTATGCAGCGGAGATGATTCATCTGTGATGAACAtatcaacaagggccgtgacgaggattcgaacctgcgtccgggagcatctctTCTTTAATGGTGTTTTGTCGTCATTGGAGTATCCTTCATTGTATTTTATTGCTTTAACAAGTTAATTCCTTGTGAACTGCTTTATTACTCGTGGGTTGAGTTTTATTACTCGTGGGTTGAGCTTTATTACTCGTGGGTTGAGTTTTATTACTCGTGGGTTGAGTTTATTACTCGTGGGTTGAGCTTTATTACTCGTGGGTTGAGCTTTATTACTCGTGGGTTGAGCTTTATTACTCGTGGGTTGAGCTTTATTACTCGTGGGTTGTGCTTTATTACTCGTGGGTTGTGCTTTATTACTCGTGGGTTGAGTTTATTACTCGTGGGTTGAGCTTTATTACTCGTGGGTTGAGCTTTATTACTCGTGGGTTGAGCTTTATTACTCGTGGGTTGTGCTTTATTACTCGTGGGTTGAGTTTATTACTCGTGGGTTGAGCTTTATTACTCGTGGGTTGAGCTTTATTACTCGTGGGTTGAGCTTTATTACTCGTGGGTTGAGCTTTATTACTCGTGGGTTGAGTTTTATTACTCGTGGGTTGAGCTTTATTACTCGTGGGTTGAGCTTTATTACTCGTGGGTTGAGTTTTATTACTCGTGGGTTGAGCTTTATTACTCGTGGGTTGAGCTTTATTACTCGTGGGTTGAGCTTTATTACTCGTGGGTTGAGCTTTATTACTCGTGGGTTGAGTTTTATTACTCGTGGGTTGAGCTTTATTACTCGTGGGTTGAGCTTTATTACTCGTGGGTTGAGCTTTATTACTCGTGGGTTGAGCTTTATTACTCGTGGGTTGAGCTTTATTACTCGTGGGTTGAGTTTTATTACTCGTGGGTTGAGCTTTATTACTCGTGGGTTGAGCTTTATTACTCGTGGGTTGAGCTTTATTACTCGTGGGTTGAGCTTTATTACTCGTGGGTTGAGCTTTATTACTCGTGGGTTGAGCTTTATTACTCGTGGGTTGAGTTTTATTACTCGTGGGTTGAGCTTTATTACTCGTGGGTTGAGCTTTATTACTCGTGGGTTGAGTTTATTACTCGTGGGTTGAGTTTTATTACTCGTGGGTTGAGCTTTATTACTCGTGGGTTGAGTTTATTACTCGTGGGTTGAGTTTTATTACTCGTGGGTTGAGCTTTATTACTCGTGGGTTGAGTTTTATTACTCGTGGGTTGAGTTTATTACTCGTGGGTTGAGTTTTATTACTCGTGGGTTGAGTTTTATTACTCGTGGGTTGAGTTTTTTCCCTTTAGTTTGGTTATTTTTTCAATTATCCCGATTTTTTTAAAGCTATGATTTAATTCTTTGTTTGGTTTTATTACCGTTATTGGTACGTTATTTGCTATTGTAACTAATGTTATATTATTATTGCAATTGTTGCTTTATTTTTTATTGTAAGAACTTTTATTGTCTTCatcaatataaattatatttCTGATTATATTTTAAGCGTTTGAACACCTTAATTGCTCTTGAGTTATAAATATTAGAAATAATTTGCCTAATATCCCGCGAATTTCATTTGTTTAATGTAATCACTTTTCTCTTCTTGTCTGCTCTTCTCCCTCTTTCTTACTTACGTTTTTCTCTTTACCTGATTTCTTTTTCATATCGTTTTCCTCCAACTGGTTCGTTTAATCACAATTTATCGTTTATCTTTCTGCTTCCCCTTCTACTTGTATcttatctattttttttttgtattctttacagtttatttttatttttattttttactctTAGTATCGTTCTCTTACTTTTTTTTATTAGAAAATACAGTCCTTTCTATCTTTGTCCACTCAATTGAACAactcgcttcatgcagggtcggcgttcgatcccgctATACTTtttaagtggttgggtaccattccttctctCCCGTCCCATTCTATATTATTGTCCTCAAATACCTTCTAATAACGGGCTATGCAGTACGTTATTGGCTTAGcggtttctcctcataattacctaaaTTCTGTACCTGATCTTGCCTTGTCTGTctaattaacccccccccctttcccatcaTGTTTAGTCTTTCCCTTTCCCATCATGTTTAGTCTTTCCCTTTCCCATCATGTTTAGTCTTTCCCTTTCCCATCATGTTTAGTCTTTCCCTTTCCCATCATGTTTAGTCTTTCCCTTTCCCATCTTGTTTAGTCTTTTCCTTTCCCATCATGTTGAGTCTTTCCCTTTCCCATCATGTTTAGTCTTTCCCTTTCCCATCTTGTTTAGTCTTTCCCTTTCCCATCATGTTTAGTCTTTCCCTTTCCCATCATGTTTAGTCTTTCCCTTTCCCATCATGTTTAGTCTTTCCCTTTCCCATCATGTTTAGTCTTTCCCTTTCCCATCATGTTTAGTCTTTCCCTTTCCCATCATGTTTAGTCTTTCCCTTTCCCATCTTGTTTAGTCTTTCCCTTTCCCATCATGTTTAGTCTTTCCCTTTCCCATCATGTTTAGTCTTTCCCTTTCCCATCATGTTTAGTCTTTCCCTTTCCCATCATGTTTAGTCTTTCCCTTTCCCATCATGTTTAGTCTTTCCCTTTCCCATCATGTTTAGTCTTTCCCTTTCCCATCTTGTTTAGTCTTTCCCTTTCCCATCATGTTTAGTCTTTCCCTTTCCCATCATGTTTAGTCTTTCCCTTTCCCATCATGTTTAGTGTTTCCCTTTCCCATCTTGTTTAGTCTTTCCCTCTCCCATCATGTTTAGTCTTTCCCTTTCCCATCTTGTTTAGTCTTTCCCTTTCCCATCATGTTTAGTCTTTCCCTTTCCCATCATGTTTAGTCTTTCCCTTTCCCATCATGTTTAGTGTTTCCCTTTCCCATCATGTTTAGTGTTTCCCTTTCCCATCTTGGGCAATCTTTCTCATCTCCATTTTACTCCTCTTTATCCACCTGTTTGTTGTCTTCTTTCTCTTCTCTGTGCTACATTCCCCCTTGTTCCGTACTCTCCTTGTACtgttccacctcctcctcctcctcttcatttCCTCCCTTCTTTTCCCGCTGCTTatctctgcttccctccccctctccccgttcttttccctctctctctcccaggaccCCATCCCTTTCCACGGGAAAAAAATCTCCTTATCTtcagtcctaactttgtgtcttcCCATCCCAGCTCTTTCCCAGCCTCCTCTTACGTCCCCGCTGTCTCCGTCTCCTCTTACTGTCTCCCCTCTCTGACTTAATGTTTCCCCTCTTTCCTACACCTCCTAATTCTCTCATTTCTCTTCGTCTTATGCATTCCCTCTTTTTCACCTGTCCTCTTAGACCATCTATTATTCTTCCTCTCTTCGTCTCGCCTCTTTTTTTAGTGCTTCTCTCTCTCCGATCATCTTCCCGCCTCTGTCCTACCGCCCTCTCTTTCCCCTCGTCTTCCCTCTCTCCTACTTCTGCCCTCTCCTCCCCTCGCCTCTCCTCTTAGATTCCCTGGTCGTAACTTATTTCGTGTCATATTTCAGAGTCTCGTGGCTTtaactggctcctctccttcctcacgcACCCTTCACGACGACACCTGACGACTCCTGATGACACCTGACGACTCCTGACGACACCTGATGACTCCTGACGACTCCTGACGACACCTGACGACTCCTGACGACACCTAACGACTCCTGACGACTCCTGACGACACCTGACGACTTCTGACGACTCCTGGCGACACCTGATGACTCCTGGCGACTCCTGACATTTCATACCTGTTATCAGAACGTGGTGTAGATCGCGATAAGGGGTACAAGAATATGGTGTAGAGTATCAGGATATAAGGATGCAGAGTATCAGGGTATAAGGATGTAGAGCATCAGGATATAAGGATGTAGAGTATCAGGGTATAAGGATGTAGAGCATCAGGATATAAGGATGTAGAGTATCAGGGTATAAGGATGTAGAGTATCACGGTATAAGGATGTAGAGTATGAGGGTATAAGGATGTAGAGTATCAGGGTATAAGGATGTAGAGCATCAGGATATAAGGATGTAGAGTATCAGGGTATAAGGATGTAGAGTATCAGGATATAAGGATGTAGAGTATCAGGGTATAAGGATGTAGAGTATCACGGTATAAGGATGTAGAGTATGAGGGTATAAGGATGTAAAGTATCAGGATATAAGGATAGGGTGTTTAAAAAGATCCATGTATAGCAGCAGCCCAGCGCAAAGCCGTATCCATATAGACAATTTTAtcttatttaataataaaattagaaaGGTAGGGGAAAGGAAATAAAAACTACAAGGACAAATTAACAGAAAAATCAAAGAAAAAGTCCAAAGAAAAGTTCAGAGAAAAGTCCAAGGAAAAGTGAAGGAAAAAAatatagggaaggttaggttaggttaatgggAAGATTAAGTGAAGTGAAGAGTAAGTTAGGAAGAAGTTAGGGAGATGTAAACACCAGAGGGAAGTTAGGGAGATGTAAACACCAGAGGGAAGTTAGGGAGATGTAAACACTAGAGGGAAGTTAGGGAGATGTAAACACCAGAGGGAAGTTAGGGAGATGTAAACACCAGAGGGAAGTTAGGGAGATGTAAACACTAGAGGGAAGTTAGGGAGATGTAAACACTAGAGGGAAGTTAGGGAGATGTAAACACTAGAGGGAAGTTAGGGAGATGTAAACACCAGAGGGAAGTTAGGGAGATGTAAACACCAGAGGGAAGTTAGGGAGATGTAAACACTAGAGGGAAGTTAGGGAGATGTAAACACCAGAGGGAAGTTAGGGAGATGTAAACACCAGAGGGAAGTTAGGGAGATGTAAACAAACACCTGCCAACACCTGCCATTAACGTTTTATCAACATTATCCACGATCACTCTGCCTCAATATTATTTTAGTGTTTGCTGGTCAAACAAACTGAATTTTGGATCATTTGAAAGTCAGATTCCCGAGATCAGTCGTGTTATaggtacacacgtacacactggaAGGTGAGGGGAGCCCAGGGGTAGAGAGGGTGAGGGGAAAAGTCTAGACATTACGTTATAAAGCTTTAGACAAgagttacgggctcaccgtaccccgtgctacatggatatttcgttctgagtagctaaatcttaaacaacaactttaGACcactctgataaagaaagagatacacagcggttgtatggtgcttcCGTATCTCAAATAGtacatcaataaactgaaaaaggtgAAGACAGGCTGATAACTGTCTTGTGGAACTGAGAAATAAGAGCTAAGAAGAGAGGCTAGAGGCTGCTatatacgccaaagctagaagatagatgacaaattggcgatatgatcactacatacaaaatagtaacaggaatcgactaACTTGACATAGAAGGTGTCTTATGACCGACAAATTCAAGAATAAGAAGTTATGGAGTCAAGCTATGGAAACTAAGGTGCCGAAATAATATTAGAAAGCTCATTTTTCAAAAAGAGTGATAGACTGTTGGAGTAAGTTAaatgagaagatggtggaggccaaaaccgtcagcatTTTCAAAGGATCATTtgaaacatgcacacacacacacgcatgcacgcacgcacgcgcgcgcgcacacacacacacacacacacacacacacacacacacacacatgcacgcacacacacacacacacacacacacacacacacacacacacacacacacacacacacacacacacacacacacacgcatgcacgcacacacacacacacacacacacacacacacacacacacacacacacacacacacacacacacacacacacactcacttcgctggaagacagaagagttaggggggacatgatcaccacattcaagattctcaagggaatcgacagggtagataaagacaggctatttaacacaaggggcacacgcactaggggacacaggtggaaactgagtgcccaaatgagccacagagatattagaaaaaaacttttttagtgtcagagtggttgacaaatggaatgcattaggaagtgatgtggtggagactgactccatacacagtttcaagtgtagatatgatagagcccaataggctcaggaatctgtacacctgttgattgacggttgagaggcgggaccaaagagccagagctcaacccccgcaagcacaactaggtgagtacacacagaaacTCACAATTAAAATCACTGACACTATCAAACTCTtaacactcactctcactctcactcactctcactgcaCCGTGACTGGGAGTGGGATGTGATGCATGGCTCCCGTCAGCCAGGGTTACACGCACTCCATCATGGTCGACGTTAGTATGGCCAGAGCCCTGAtaaacacactacactacacacctaTAACACTATGTTACCCCCCATCCTGTCACGCAAGCACTGGTTCCCACTATTGCCGGTGGCgattgtggtgatgctggtggcgattgtggtgatgctggtggcgattgtggtaatggtggtggcgactgtggtgatgctggtggcgattgtggtgatggtggtggcgactgtggtgatgctggtggcgattgtggtgatgctggtggcgactgtggtgatgctggtggcgattgtggtgatgctggtggcgattgtggtgatgctggtggcgattgtggtgatgctggtggcgattgtggtaatggtggtggcgactgtggtgatgctggtggcgattgtggtgatggtggtggcgactgtggtgatgctggtggcgactgtggtgatgctggtggcgattgcggtgatggtggtggcgactgtggtgatgctggtggcgactgtggtgatgctggtggcgattgtggtgatgctggtggcgattgtggtgatgctggtggcgactgtggtgatgctggtggcgactgtggtgatgctggtggcgattgtggtgatgctggtggcgattgtggtgatgctggtggcgattgtggtgatggtggtggcgactgtggtgatgctggtggcgattgtggtgatgctggtggcgattgtggtgatgctggtggcgattgtggtgatgctggt
Proteins encoded in this window:
- the LOC138355269 gene encoding uncharacterized protein, which encodes MEKLEILEECKDKEVEEQEDQTEEDPETSLVLERVNDSSLVLERVNDISLVLERVNDISLVLERVNDISLVLERVNDSSLVLERVNDISLVLERVNDSSLVLERVNDSSLVLERVNDSSLVLERVNDSSLVLERVNDSSLGLERVNDSSLVLERVNDSSLGLERVNDSSLVLERVNDSSLVLERVNDE
- the LOC138355271 gene encoding DNA-directed RNA polymerase II subunit RPB1-like; this translates as MKCQESPGVIRCRQESSEVVRCRQESSGVVRCRQESSGVVRSRQESSGVVRSRQVSSGVVRCRREGNKAQPTSNKAQPTSNKTQPTSNKAQPTSNKAQPTSNKAQPTSNKAQPTSNKAQPTSNKAQPTSNKTQPTSNKAQPTSNKAQPTSNKAQPTSNKAQPTSNKAQPTSNKTQPTSNKAQPTSNKAQPTSNKAQPTSNKAQPTSNKTQPTSNKAQPTSNKAQPTSNKTQPTSNKAQPTSNKAQPTSNKAQPTSNKAQPTTIKYNEGYSNDDKTPLKKRCSRTQVRILVTALVDMFITDESSPLHKLQKETQISSMN